In the genome of Saccharomonospora viridis DSM 43017, one region contains:
- a CDS encoding YbaB/EbfC family nucleoid-associated protein, producing MEIDVEREAERIDEQVRRTSKRAAEQFSRVGSVGGRAESGDGAIQVEVAPGGLLTEVRLTHAALRSGTDALAQQILTLAHTATRRAGDRMYRALSPVLGPEGDATLASLGYEPLPDDEDDEMGSSVFGRR from the coding sequence GTGGAGATCGACGTCGAACGGGAAGCGGAGCGGATCGACGAACAGGTGCGGCGCACCTCGAAGCGGGCGGCGGAGCAGTTCTCCCGGGTGGGCAGCGTCGGTGGGCGGGCGGAATCGGGTGACGGCGCGATCCAGGTCGAGGTCGCGCCCGGGGGCCTGCTCACGGAGGTCCGGTTGACGCATGCGGCACTCCGGTCGGGGACCGACGCGCTCGCCCAGCAGATCCTGACGTTGGCGCACACGGCGACACGACGGGCGGGTGACCGGATGTATCGGGCGTTGTCGCCGGTGCTGGGACCGGAGGGTGACGCCACGTTGGCCTCGCTGGGGTACGAGCCGTTGCCCGACGACGAGGACGACGAGATGGGTTCGTCGGTGTTCGGCAGACGGTGA
- a CDS encoding MFS transporter, with translation MTESRGEMSMHQRSAAPAGARAGMALLALPTFLLGLDVTVLYLVLPAMAADLAPSATQVLWIMDAYGFLLAGFLVTMGTLGDRVGRRRLLMIGIAAFAAVSVFAAFVPTAELLIAARALLGVAGATLMPSTLALISNMFPDPRQRAVAIGVWATMFAGGMAAGPILGGVLVETFWWGAAFLVAVPIAVVVLLLGPAVLPEYRDGCGERVDLVSVALSLAAVLPIVYAVKRVADYGLSVSVIVGAVMGTLAGWGFWRRQRRSDNPLLDVALFRNTAFSVALTVLLVGLVGVGGSMYLVTQYLQLVEGLSPFVAGLWMGPPALAMFIAAIGAPLLARHIRPGYIMGGILSVSCVGYLLLASAGLDDELPVAVGFAFVYLGLGAIAALGTDIVVGTAPASKSGSAASLSETVQELGITIGVAVLGSLTTAVYRSQLTTPDGLARDEVAAFTDSLSAATAIADQLPAGALVEAQQAFTMGLNIASGVAGGAIVVVAVLCMRMLRHVPRLGQPKQPNPKV, from the coding sequence ATGACTGAATCCCGGGGGGAAATGTCGATGCACCAGCGTTCCGCGGCACCTGCCGGTGCTCGGGCGGGGATGGCGCTGTTGGCGCTTCCCACGTTTCTGCTGGGGCTGGACGTGACGGTGCTGTACCTGGTGTTGCCCGCTATGGCGGCCGATTTGGCTCCGTCGGCGACACAGGTGCTGTGGATCATGGACGCCTACGGATTCCTGCTCGCGGGCTTTCTTGTCACGATGGGAACGTTGGGCGATCGGGTGGGGCGGCGCCGCCTTCTGATGATCGGGATCGCGGCTTTCGCTGCCGTGTCGGTATTCGCCGCGTTCGTCCCGACTGCGGAGCTGTTGATCGCTGCGCGTGCGCTGCTGGGTGTCGCGGGTGCGACCTTGATGCCCTCGACCCTGGCGCTGATCTCGAACATGTTCCCTGATCCCCGGCAGCGTGCCGTGGCGATCGGCGTGTGGGCCACGATGTTCGCCGGCGGTATGGCCGCCGGGCCGATCCTGGGCGGTGTGCTGGTGGAGACCTTCTGGTGGGGAGCGGCGTTCTTGGTGGCCGTGCCGATCGCCGTTGTCGTACTGCTGCTCGGTCCAGCGGTACTGCCCGAGTACCGCGATGGGTGCGGCGAGCGGGTCGATCTGGTCAGCGTGGCACTGTCTTTGGCGGCGGTCCTGCCGATCGTCTACGCCGTCAAGCGGGTAGCGGACTACGGGTTGAGCGTCAGCGTCATCGTCGGTGCCGTCATGGGAACGCTCGCGGGGTGGGGATTCTGGCGTCGACAGCGCCGCTCGGATAACCCTCTGCTGGACGTCGCACTGTTCCGCAATACGGCGTTCAGCGTGGCGCTGACGGTCCTGCTCGTCGGCCTCGTTGGCGTGGGCGGCAGCATGTATCTGGTCACCCAGTATCTGCAACTGGTCGAGGGTCTGAGCCCGTTTGTCGCAGGCCTGTGGATGGGACCTCCCGCGCTCGCGATGTTCATCGCCGCCATCGGGGCACCACTGCTGGCGCGGCACATCCGGCCCGGTTACATCATGGGCGGCATCCTGTCCGTCTCTTGCGTCGGCTACCTACTCCTGGCCAGCGCTGGTCTGGACGATGAACTTCCTGTTGCGGTCGGGTTCGCCTTCGTCTACCTCGGCCTCGGTGCGATCGCAGCCTTGGGAACCGACATCGTGGTTGGAACGGCACCGGCCTCGAAGTCCGGATCGGCGGCCTCCCTATCTGAGACCGTGCAAGAACTGGGGATCACGATCGGCGTGGCAGTCCTTGGCAGTCTCACCACCGCCGTCTACCGATCTCAACTGACCACTCCCGATGGCCTCGCCCGTGACGAGGTCGCTGCTTTCACCGACAGCCTCAGCGCCGCCACCGCCATCGCCGATCAGCTCCCGGCCGGCGCGCTCGTCGAAGCGCAGCAAGCCTTCACCATGGGCCTGAACATCGCCTCCGGCGTCGCCGGAGGCGCGATCGTGGTTGTCGCCGTTCTCTGCATGCGTATGCTGCGTCACGTGCCAAGACTCGGTCAGCCGAAACAACCGAATCCCAAAGTTTGA
- a CDS encoding C40 family peptidase: MTETAEVTRAALDLPNQFARRMRTDDAAIGAAMSGQAALRTSLDGVRSTAEAQRVLLAERSAGHATDNAVGTAQALEQEVQALLDESVEIENAVAEAAEALKVGQVENDRVREEIIREISRTMKAVAAVRQTPPVPTGGQIAVRELMVALQQKIAELTGESADISERTLATLTDIASRLGSDSGATSLSSASTEVASSFNSQGAGGGGGGGGGTGGGGGGGGGGVVMKPRLPVAIPPQPGTGVKINLPNGSTVEAPNETAAKAVRAALSQLGVPYVWGGTARGVGLDCSGLTMTSYLEAGLEIPRLARDQAVGAEVPSQDQLLPGDLVVWSGHVAMVIGDGLMIEAGDPVSINPIRTTNAGQQFIGFFRPTG, encoded by the coding sequence ATGACGGAGACGGCGGAAGTCACGAGAGCGGCACTGGATCTGCCCAACCAGTTCGCGCGTCGCATGCGCACCGATGACGCGGCGATCGGCGCCGCGATGAGCGGACAGGCCGCGTTGCGCACCTCGCTGGACGGTGTTCGCAGCACGGCGGAGGCGCAGCGTGTGCTGTTGGCGGAGCGGTCGGCGGGGCATGCCACGGACAACGCCGTCGGTACTGCGCAGGCGCTGGAGCAGGAAGTACAGGCGTTACTCGACGAGAGCGTCGAGATCGAGAACGCGGTGGCCGAGGCCGCGGAGGCGCTCAAGGTGGGCCAGGTCGAGAACGACCGGGTCCGCGAGGAGATCATCCGCGAGATCAGCAGGACCATGAAGGCCGTCGCGGCGGTCCGGCAGACCCCACCCGTGCCCACGGGCGGTCAGATCGCGGTGCGGGAACTCATGGTGGCGCTGCAACAGAAGATCGCCGAACTGACCGGGGAATCCGCCGACATCAGTGAGCGCACGCTGGCCACGCTCACCGACATCGCGAGCAGGCTCGGTTCCGACAGCGGGGCCACCAGCCTCAGCAGTGCGAGTACCGAGGTCGCGTCGTCGTTCAACTCGCAGGGAGCCGGCGGGGGCGGCGGCGGAGGTGGCGGCACCGGTGGCGGCGGGGGCGGCGGTGGCGGTGGCGTGGTGATGAAACCGCGTCTGCCCGTGGCGATCCCGCCGCAGCCCGGCACCGGGGTCAAGATCAACCTGCCGAACGGTTCGACGGTGGAGGCCCCCAACGAGACGGCGGCGAAGGCGGTGCGCGCCGCGCTGTCGCAGCTCGGCGTTCCGTACGTCTGGGGCGGCACCGCGCGCGGTGTGGGCCTGGACTGCAGTGGGCTCACCATGACGTCGTACCTCGAGGCGGGACTGGAGATCCCCCGGTTGGCGCGGGATCAGGCCGTGGGGGCGGAGGTTCCGTCACAGGATCAGTTGTTGCCCGGGGACCTCGTGGTGTGGTCGGGGCATGTCGCGATGGTGATCGGGGACGGCCTCATGATCGAGGCGGGGGACCCGGTGAGTATCAACCCGATCCGCACGACGAACGCGGGACAGCAGTTCATCGGGTTCTTCCGGCCGACCGGATGA
- a CDS encoding YbaB/EbfC family nucleoid-associated protein: MIEQVPVGGGSTKELIEQARTRRDALSSVDALMAKATGTAHDVDNTVEVTVDARGKLLRLWLAPAAANWGPERLGSLIVEVAHVAMQEAVQASYNMVALQLGEDMTYLIERLSGMPAPARDPNADPGITVEEFQRRREERLREAERRAGGTAQPGRDGVTGGSRSRADDHGGYDDDYDLDTFDPATLRSDR, encoded by the coding sequence GTGATCGAGCAGGTGCCGGTGGGTGGGGGAAGCACCAAGGAGCTGATCGAACAGGCGCGGACGAGGCGGGACGCGCTGTCGTCCGTGGACGCGCTCATGGCCAAGGCCACGGGCACGGCCCACGACGTCGACAACACCGTCGAGGTGACGGTGGACGCGCGGGGCAAGTTGCTTCGGCTGTGGCTCGCGCCCGCGGCGGCGAACTGGGGGCCTGAGCGACTCGGTTCGCTCATCGTGGAAGTGGCGCACGTGGCCATGCAGGAGGCCGTTCAGGCGAGCTACAACATGGTGGCGTTGCAGCTCGGCGAGGACATGACGTACCTCATCGAGCGGTTGTCCGGCATGCCCGCGCCCGCCCGCGATCCGAATGCCGATCCGGGCATCACGGTGGAGGAGTTCCAACGGCGGCGGGAGGAGCGGCTGCGGGAGGCCGAACGGCGCGCGGGCGGTACCGCGCAGCCGGGTCGCGACGGCGTGACCGGCGGTTCGAGGAGCAGGGCCGACGACCACGGCGGCTACGACGACGACTACGACCTCGACACGTTCGACCCGGCGACGCTGCGTTCGGACCGGTAG
- a CDS encoding helix-turn-helix domain-containing protein, producing the protein MEERRSEHLAHPAAVGHIGKAVAGATCASERAVAGGFFGAGGRASCTHLTRLFVRHAGTRPMRYLTEIRVTEFARPIEETDMSEACAVRSVGWGDPRVAAEWLRQRFGITTSQYRSART; encoded by the coding sequence ATGGAGGAGCGGAGATCGGAACACCTCGCTCATCCCGCGGCCGTGGGTCATATCGGGAAAGCGGTAGCGGGTGCTACGTGCGCATCCGAGCGGGCCGTGGCCGGTGGCTTCTTCGGCGCGGGAGGTCGCGCGTCCTGCACGCATCTGACCCGCTTGTTCGTTCGTCACGCCGGTACGCGGCCGATGCGGTACCTCACGGAGATTCGCGTGACGGAGTTTGCTCGTCCGATCGAGGAGACCGACATGTCCGAGGCATGCGCGGTACGAAGCGTGGGATGGGGTGATCCTCGGGTAGCTGCTGAGTGGCTCCGGCAACGGTTCGGTATCACCACGTCGCAGTATCGGTCCGCCCGCACATGA